One Tachysurus vachellii isolate PV-2020 chromosome 8, HZAU_Pvac_v1, whole genome shotgun sequence genomic window carries:
- the zeb2a gene encoding zinc finger E-box-binding homeobox 2a isoform X1 produces the protein MKPEIMAEGPRCKRRKQANPRRKNVLSSDEEDRLQGSEGEGSPVGVPSLEPSPRVAHALLSCRGDEEDESHDIWQHTDLNGAENRKDEYNPLSPDVSLHGAGNGTVKGIDATAELECFLAKRKLEDNEGCPASIAEYLQRGDTAIIYPEDPEESTRLSTPEANGQDDNENDLALRTPDDFAQLLTCPYCDRGYKRLTALKEHIKYRHEKNEESFPCQLCSDTFAYRTQLDRHMATHRPSRDQPPVLNEGAGNRKFKCTECGKAFKYKHHLKEHLRIHSGEKPYECSNCKKRFSHSGSYSSHISSKKCIGLISINGRVRHGVGTKPGSSPNSAASSPGSPALAQLRSKLENSRCTGLQDPLAHPDIKAEPMDFNECRLMMASPPEFGGPGPFLNGTGRGGSPLGMHNSSQNPLQNLALRLEAHALGYQGMNSNLTKVQRVLQIVDNTVYRQKLDSNPEETSKLRGYMKEEHKLALASQAGFHGVGHNSPSKSIIDYTIEKVTEAKTSPQSLTEDAEKRALDIKKERPSHIIGAISDEKAQERDGQYTSFSCQYCKESFNGPIPLHQHERYLCKMNEEIKAVLKPNESFSLNHRGVSGIEQQSVTVSSSMSDRNTTSPINPFTDHLSVLKAYFAMNTEPSSEELRKISIAVGLPQEFVNKCFIQWKAQALHGMSRKRSPPPEWASGDNNHGLDRESALARSPSIGHSTAELQGTTNGETWHRISKSSIRQINEKPFDSVDHLRGETPSPLNLSSTSSKHSHSSSYTPTSLTSEDAHGEPLDLSLPKHLSKSDRKPKPNGFNIDSDHVKREQGAEPLDLAHIKKEFNGSNSVGNENQLDKSSSPIFSINPFSGGPIYTPLPPHGAFPPSTFMSPAQASIPGLRPYPGLDPMGFLPHMAYTYAAGAATFAEMQQRRKYQRKTVFQGELLDSTGDYLSGLEDLTDSELLLARKKIKKTESGMYACDLCDKTFQKTSSLLRHKYEHTGKRPHQCQICKKAFKHKHHLIEHSRLHSGEKPYQCDKCGKRFSHSGSYSQHMNHRYSYCKREAEEREAAKQESHENGGLLEPTELLMHHAYLKGLAPLRFSDPEEQGEDMIRGSTILRDGMEDRSREAEKVYPEVTDRREAMFREEKEMETMEDRLESQSLDGMAKDEKENDASGGTEDESSEERKTGSKTDGEGEIEDAD, from the exons TTCTGAGCTCCGATGAAGAGGACAGACTGCAGGGTTCGGAGGGAGAGGGGAGCCCGGTCGGCGTTCCCAGCCTTGAGCCGTCACCCCGAGTGGCACATGCCCTCCTTTCATGCAGAGGAGACGAGGAGGACGAGAGCCATGACATCTGGCAACACACGGACCTCAACGGTGCAG AGAACAGAAAAGATGAATACAATCCTCTGAGCCCTGACGTCTCTCTCCATGGCGCTGGAAACGGTACAG TTAAGGGTATTGATGCCACTGCAGAGCTGGAGTGCTTCTTGGCCAAGAGGAAGCTGGAGGACAACGAGGGATGTCCAGCCAGCATCGCTGAGTACCTGCAACGAGGGGACACGGCCATAATTTACCCAGAAGACCCGGAGGAGAGCACGAGGTTGAGCACTCCAGAGGCCAATGGGCAGGATGACAATGAGAATG ATCTGGCACTCAGGACGCCAGATGACTTTGCTCAACTGTTGACCTGCCCCTACTGCGACCGCGGCTACAAGCGGCTGACCGCCCTCAAGGAGCACATCAAGTACCGGCACGAGAAGAACGAGGAGAGCTTCCCCTGCCAGCTCTGCAGCGACACATTCGCCTACCGCACGCAGCTGGATCGCCATATGGCCACCCACAGGCCTTCTAGGGACCAG CCTCCGGTGCTGAACGAAGGGGCTGGAAACCGCAAGTTCAAATGCACAGAGTGTGGGAAAGCCTTCAAATACAAGCACCATCTGAAGGAGCACCTCCGCATCCACAGTG GTGAAAAGCCATATGAATGCTCCAACTGTAAGAAACGCTTCTCGCACTCTGGCTCCTACAGTTCACACATTAGTAGCAAGAAATGCATTGGCCTCATCTCTATAAATGGACGGGTACGACATGGGGTCGGCACCAAGCCTGGCTCATCTCCAAACTCTGCCGCTTCATCGCCAGGCAGCCCTGCCTTGGCTCAGCTAAGGAGCAAACTGGAAAACAGCAGGTGCACTGGTCTCCAGGATCCATTAGCCCACCCTGATATAAAGGCTGAGCCCATGGACTTCAATGAATGCCGGCTCATGATGGCTTCACCACCAGAATTTGGAGGGCCTGGCCCTTTTCTTAATGGCACTGGCCGTGGTGGGAGCCCCCTAGGGATGCACAATTCGTCACAGAACCCTTTGCAGAACTTGGCTCTGAGGCTGGAGGCACATGCATTAGGCTACCAAGGCATGAACAGTAACCTAACTAAGGTTCAGCGGGTCCTCCAGATTGTCGACAACACTGTGTACCGGCAGAAGTTGGACAGCAACCCTGAGGAGACCTCCAAGCTGAGGGGCTACATGAAGGAAGAGCACAAGCTGGCTCTGGCCTCCCAGGCTGGATTTCACGGGGTTGGACACAACAGCCCTAGCAAGAGCATTATTGACTACACGATAGAGAAGGTCACTGAGGCCAAAACCTCCCCACAGAGCCTAACTGAAGATGCAGAAAAAAGGGCTCTTGACATTAAGAAAGAGAGACCCAGTCATATAATTGGTGCCATTTCAGATGAGAAGGCCCAGGAGAGGGACGGTCAGTACACATCTTTCTCTTGCCAATACTGCAAGGAGTCATTCAATGGCCCTATTCCCTTGCACCAGCATGAGCGCTACCTGTGCAAGATGAACGAAGAGATAAAGGCAGTCCTGAAACCTAATGAAAGCTTTTCTCTTAACCATAGGGGTGTGTCTGGCATAGAGCAACAAAGTGTTACGGTATCCTCTTCTATGTCTGATAGAAATACAACTAGCCCAATCAACCCATTTACAGATCACTTGTCAGTACTGAAAGCTTACTTTGCCATGAATACAGAGCCCAGTTCAGAAGAACTGAGAAAGATCTCCATTGCAGTTGGACTTCCACAAGAGTTTGTAAATAAGTGTTTTATCCAGTGGAAAGCTCAGGCTCTCCATGGTATGTCCAGAAAAAGATCTCCGCCTCCAGAATGGGCCAGTGGGGACAACAACCATGGTTTGGATAGAGAATCAGCACTTGCAAGGTCACCTTCCATTGGCCACTCTACAGCGGAGCTCCAAGGTACTACCAATGGTGAAACTTGGCACCGGATATCCAAGTCAAGCataagacaaataaatgaaaaaccaTTTGACTCTGTGGACCACTTGAGAGGTGAGACCCCATCACCCCTGAATCTTTCTTCAACATCTTCAAAACATTCTCACAGCAGCTCCTATACTCCTACAAGTCTCACCTCAGAGGATGCCCATGGTGAACCTCTGGACCTGTCATTGCCAAAACATCTCTCCAAATCTGACAGGAAGCCTAAGCCAAATGGTTTCAACATAGACAGTGACCATGTTAAACGGGAACAAGGAGCAGAACCTTTGGACTTAGCTCACATCAAGAAGGAGTTCAATGGCTCCAACAGTGTAGGCAATGAAAACCAGCTAGACAAAAGTTCTAGCCCGATCTTTAGCATCAATCCCTTCAGCGGAGGACCTATTTATACCCCTCTACCACCTCATGGAGCATTCCCTCCATCTACATTCATGTCCCCAGCACAGGCCAGCATCCCAGGACTAAGGCCTTACCCAGGACTTGATCCTATGGGCTTCCTTCCACACATGGCTTACACTTATGCCGCAGGGGCAGCAACCTTTGCTGAGATGCAGCAGCGACGAAAATACCAGCGAAAAACAGTATTCCAG ggAGAGCTGCTGGACAGCACAGGGGACTATTTGTCAGGGCTGGAGGACCTGACAGACAGTGAGTTGCTGCTTGCCCGGAAGAAGATTAAGAAGACCGAAAGTGGTATGTACGCGTGTGACTTGTGCGACAAAACATTCCAGAAGACCAGTTCCCTCCTAAGACACAAATATGAGCACACAG GAAAGCGGCCTCACCAGTGCCAGATCTGCAAGAAGGCCTTCAAGCACAAGCACCATCTAATCGAGCACTCGCGCCTGCATTCGGGCGAGAAGCCCTATCAGTGTGACAAGTGTGGCAAGCGTTTCTCGCACTCGGGTTCGTACTCGCAGCACATGAACCACCGCTACTCCTACTGCAAGAGGGAGGCTGAGGAACGTGAGGCTGCCAAGCAAGAGAGCCATGAGAACGGTGGTCTACTGGAGCCCACGGAGCTGCTGATGCACCACGCTTACCTAAAGGGACTTGCGCCACTGAGATTTTCTGATCCGGAGGAGCAGGGCGAGGACATGATACGAGGAAGCACCATCTTGAGAGACGGCATGGAGGACAGGTCTAGGGAGGCGGAGAAGGTGTACCCGGAAGTGACGGACAGACGAGAGGCAATGTTCAGGGAGGAGAAGGAAATGGAAACGATGGAGGATAGGTTGGAGAGCCAAAGCCTGGACGGTATGGCAAAAGATGAAAAAGAGAACGATGCATCAGGAGGAACGGAAGACGAGAGCTCGGAGGAGAGGAAGACGGGGAGCAAGACAGATGGCGAGGGCGAAATTGAGGATGCTGATTAA
- the zeb2a gene encoding zinc finger E-box-binding homeobox 2a isoform X2, translating into MKPEIMAEGPRCKRRKQANPRRKNVLSSDEEDRLQGSEGEGSPVGVPSLEPSPRVAHALLSCRGDEEDESHDIWQHTDLNGAENRKDEYNPLSPDVSLHGAGNGTVKGIDATAELECFLAKRKLEDNEGCPASIAEYLQRGDTAIIYPEDPEESTRLSTPEANGQDDNENDLALRTPDDFAQLLTCPYCDRGYKRLTALKEHIKYRHEKNEESFPCQLCSDTFAYRTQLDRHMATHRPSRDQPPVLNEGAGNRKFKCTECGKAFKYKHHLKEHLRIHSGEKPYECSNCKKRFSHSGSYSSHISSKKCIGLISINGRVRHGVGTKPGSSPNSAASSPGSPALAQLRSKLENSRCTGLQDPLAHPDIKAEPMDFNECRLMMASPPEFGGPGPFLNGTGRGGSPLGMHNSSQNPLQNLALRLEAHALGYQGMNSNLTKVQRVLQIVDNTVYRQKLDSNPEETSKLRGYMKEEHKLALASQAGFHGVGHNSPSKSIIDYTIEKVTEAKTSPQSLTEDAEKRALDIKKERPSHIIGAISDEKAQERDGQYTSFSCQYCKESFNGPIPLHQHERYLCKMNEEIKAVLKPNESFSLNHRGVSGIEQQSVTVSSSMSDRNTTSPINPFTDHLSVLKAYFAMNTEPSSEELRKISIAVGLPQEFVNKCFIQWKAQALHGMSRKRSPPPEWASGDNNHGLDRESALARSPSIGHSTAELQGTTNGETWHRISKSSIRQINEKPFDSVDHLRGETPSPLNLSSTSSKHSHSSSYTPTSLTSEDAHGEPLDLSLPKHLSKSDRKPKPNGFNIDSDHVKREQGAEPLDLAHIKKEFNGSNSVGNENQLDKSSSPIFSINPFSGGPIYTPLPPHGAFPPSTFMSPAQASIPGLRPYPGLDPMGFLPHMAYTYAAGAATFAEMQQRRKYQRKTVFQGELLDSTGDYLSGLEDLTDSELLLARKKIKKTESGKRPHQCQICKKAFKHKHHLIEHSRLHSGEKPYQCDKCGKRFSHSGSYSQHMNHRYSYCKREAEEREAAKQESHENGGLLEPTELLMHHAYLKGLAPLRFSDPEEQGEDMIRGSTILRDGMEDRSREAEKVYPEVTDRREAMFREEKEMETMEDRLESQSLDGMAKDEKENDASGGTEDESSEERKTGSKTDGEGEIEDAD; encoded by the exons TTCTGAGCTCCGATGAAGAGGACAGACTGCAGGGTTCGGAGGGAGAGGGGAGCCCGGTCGGCGTTCCCAGCCTTGAGCCGTCACCCCGAGTGGCACATGCCCTCCTTTCATGCAGAGGAGACGAGGAGGACGAGAGCCATGACATCTGGCAACACACGGACCTCAACGGTGCAG AGAACAGAAAAGATGAATACAATCCTCTGAGCCCTGACGTCTCTCTCCATGGCGCTGGAAACGGTACAG TTAAGGGTATTGATGCCACTGCAGAGCTGGAGTGCTTCTTGGCCAAGAGGAAGCTGGAGGACAACGAGGGATGTCCAGCCAGCATCGCTGAGTACCTGCAACGAGGGGACACGGCCATAATTTACCCAGAAGACCCGGAGGAGAGCACGAGGTTGAGCACTCCAGAGGCCAATGGGCAGGATGACAATGAGAATG ATCTGGCACTCAGGACGCCAGATGACTTTGCTCAACTGTTGACCTGCCCCTACTGCGACCGCGGCTACAAGCGGCTGACCGCCCTCAAGGAGCACATCAAGTACCGGCACGAGAAGAACGAGGAGAGCTTCCCCTGCCAGCTCTGCAGCGACACATTCGCCTACCGCACGCAGCTGGATCGCCATATGGCCACCCACAGGCCTTCTAGGGACCAG CCTCCGGTGCTGAACGAAGGGGCTGGAAACCGCAAGTTCAAATGCACAGAGTGTGGGAAAGCCTTCAAATACAAGCACCATCTGAAGGAGCACCTCCGCATCCACAGTG GTGAAAAGCCATATGAATGCTCCAACTGTAAGAAACGCTTCTCGCACTCTGGCTCCTACAGTTCACACATTAGTAGCAAGAAATGCATTGGCCTCATCTCTATAAATGGACGGGTACGACATGGGGTCGGCACCAAGCCTGGCTCATCTCCAAACTCTGCCGCTTCATCGCCAGGCAGCCCTGCCTTGGCTCAGCTAAGGAGCAAACTGGAAAACAGCAGGTGCACTGGTCTCCAGGATCCATTAGCCCACCCTGATATAAAGGCTGAGCCCATGGACTTCAATGAATGCCGGCTCATGATGGCTTCACCACCAGAATTTGGAGGGCCTGGCCCTTTTCTTAATGGCACTGGCCGTGGTGGGAGCCCCCTAGGGATGCACAATTCGTCACAGAACCCTTTGCAGAACTTGGCTCTGAGGCTGGAGGCACATGCATTAGGCTACCAAGGCATGAACAGTAACCTAACTAAGGTTCAGCGGGTCCTCCAGATTGTCGACAACACTGTGTACCGGCAGAAGTTGGACAGCAACCCTGAGGAGACCTCCAAGCTGAGGGGCTACATGAAGGAAGAGCACAAGCTGGCTCTGGCCTCCCAGGCTGGATTTCACGGGGTTGGACACAACAGCCCTAGCAAGAGCATTATTGACTACACGATAGAGAAGGTCACTGAGGCCAAAACCTCCCCACAGAGCCTAACTGAAGATGCAGAAAAAAGGGCTCTTGACATTAAGAAAGAGAGACCCAGTCATATAATTGGTGCCATTTCAGATGAGAAGGCCCAGGAGAGGGACGGTCAGTACACATCTTTCTCTTGCCAATACTGCAAGGAGTCATTCAATGGCCCTATTCCCTTGCACCAGCATGAGCGCTACCTGTGCAAGATGAACGAAGAGATAAAGGCAGTCCTGAAACCTAATGAAAGCTTTTCTCTTAACCATAGGGGTGTGTCTGGCATAGAGCAACAAAGTGTTACGGTATCCTCTTCTATGTCTGATAGAAATACAACTAGCCCAATCAACCCATTTACAGATCACTTGTCAGTACTGAAAGCTTACTTTGCCATGAATACAGAGCCCAGTTCAGAAGAACTGAGAAAGATCTCCATTGCAGTTGGACTTCCACAAGAGTTTGTAAATAAGTGTTTTATCCAGTGGAAAGCTCAGGCTCTCCATGGTATGTCCAGAAAAAGATCTCCGCCTCCAGAATGGGCCAGTGGGGACAACAACCATGGTTTGGATAGAGAATCAGCACTTGCAAGGTCACCTTCCATTGGCCACTCTACAGCGGAGCTCCAAGGTACTACCAATGGTGAAACTTGGCACCGGATATCCAAGTCAAGCataagacaaataaatgaaaaaccaTTTGACTCTGTGGACCACTTGAGAGGTGAGACCCCATCACCCCTGAATCTTTCTTCAACATCTTCAAAACATTCTCACAGCAGCTCCTATACTCCTACAAGTCTCACCTCAGAGGATGCCCATGGTGAACCTCTGGACCTGTCATTGCCAAAACATCTCTCCAAATCTGACAGGAAGCCTAAGCCAAATGGTTTCAACATAGACAGTGACCATGTTAAACGGGAACAAGGAGCAGAACCTTTGGACTTAGCTCACATCAAGAAGGAGTTCAATGGCTCCAACAGTGTAGGCAATGAAAACCAGCTAGACAAAAGTTCTAGCCCGATCTTTAGCATCAATCCCTTCAGCGGAGGACCTATTTATACCCCTCTACCACCTCATGGAGCATTCCCTCCATCTACATTCATGTCCCCAGCACAGGCCAGCATCCCAGGACTAAGGCCTTACCCAGGACTTGATCCTATGGGCTTCCTTCCACACATGGCTTACACTTATGCCGCAGGGGCAGCAACCTTTGCTGAGATGCAGCAGCGACGAAAATACCAGCGAAAAACAGTATTCCAG ggAGAGCTGCTGGACAGCACAGGGGACTATTTGTCAGGGCTGGAGGACCTGACAGACAGTGAGTTGCTGCTTGCCCGGAAGAAGATTAAGAAGACCGAAAGTG GAAAGCGGCCTCACCAGTGCCAGATCTGCAAGAAGGCCTTCAAGCACAAGCACCATCTAATCGAGCACTCGCGCCTGCATTCGGGCGAGAAGCCCTATCAGTGTGACAAGTGTGGCAAGCGTTTCTCGCACTCGGGTTCGTACTCGCAGCACATGAACCACCGCTACTCCTACTGCAAGAGGGAGGCTGAGGAACGTGAGGCTGCCAAGCAAGAGAGCCATGAGAACGGTGGTCTACTGGAGCCCACGGAGCTGCTGATGCACCACGCTTACCTAAAGGGACTTGCGCCACTGAGATTTTCTGATCCGGAGGAGCAGGGCGAGGACATGATACGAGGAAGCACCATCTTGAGAGACGGCATGGAGGACAGGTCTAGGGAGGCGGAGAAGGTGTACCCGGAAGTGACGGACAGACGAGAGGCAATGTTCAGGGAGGAGAAGGAAATGGAAACGATGGAGGATAGGTTGGAGAGCCAAAGCCTGGACGGTATGGCAAAAGATGAAAAAGAGAACGATGCATCAGGAGGAACGGAAGACGAGAGCTCGGAGGAGAGGAAGACGGGGAGCAAGACAGATGGCGAGGGCGAAATTGAGGATGCTGATTAA